A single region of the Sorex araneus isolate mSorAra2 chromosome 7, mSorAra2.pri, whole genome shotgun sequence genome encodes:
- the R3HCC1 gene encoding R3H and coiled-coil domain-containing protein 1, with the protein MVAGPSNSQQYVTKDWLLWPSLVVSWLSLVSIFIPARQPVDDTGRSQANTTEPPIWVNQGKRRAGPRAGRDASPGPRGGAAAPRRPAGGGRAGHRGVRDPRAAAAAAAAFPPGTLALLLDGVFLSAAENDFVHRVQEELERFVQQKQLSKVLLFPPVSSRLRYLIHRTAESFDLLSSFSVGEGWRRRTVICHKDIRLPSPEGLSGPCRPPASRPSKFRGSRPTLNQGTTASPRGARAGRWQRGRKPDQALYVPRVLRCQEDSAPPTTPDLEAHEPANGRPVESGHVGAGDPSSDQQHPALVTQAVEDQKDQGQSAAREAPLEPAGTEQPGPEHLSETEQQLEAAMQLGARLQLDSEEGNGSDPEKSPVVEEEEEEEEGPGVCSEDDYSELLPEITDNLTEKEIQVEMIYVDTFAAAEELPGERDFAHVVEIYDFESTLKTEDLLAAFSEFREKGFRIQWVDDTHALGVFPCLDSAAEALTRDFSVLKIRPLTQGTKQSRLKALQRPKLLRLAKERPQTNTVVARRLVARALGLQHRKKERPPARSLAEVPPCQPGSPEQSQE; encoded by the exons ATGGTGGCTGGTCCCTCCAACTCCCAGCAGTATGTGACCAAGGACTGGCTCCTGTGGCCCTCCCTCGTGGTGTCCTGGCTATCTTTGGTGTCCATCTTCATCCCTGCCCGGCAGCCTGTGGATGACACAGGCAGAAGCCAGGCCAACACGACTGAGCCCCCTATCTGGGTCAACCAG GGGAAACGCAGAGCGGGTCCCCGCGCCGGCCGCGATGCCTCCCCCGGGCCGCGCGGTGGCGCTGCGGCTCCGCGGAGGCCGGCAGGGGGCGGGCGCGCCGGGCACCGGGGCGTGCGGGACCCGcgagcggcggcggcagcggccgcg GCCTTCCCACCTGGCACGCTGGCCCTTCTCCTGGACGGCGTCTTTCTGTCGGCGGCCGAGAATGACTTCGTGCACCGGGttcaggaggagctggagcgctTCGTGCAGCAGAAGCAGCTGTCGAA GGTCCTCCTTTTCCCCCCAGTCTCCAGCCGCCTCCGGTACCTGATCCATAGGACCGCGGAGAGTTTTGACCTGTTGAGCAGCTTCTCTGTAGGGGAGGGCTGGAGAAGGAGGACGGTCATCTGTCACAAGGACATCAG GTTACCCAGTCCAGAaggcctctctggcccctgccgcCCACCTGCCTCCCGACCCAGCAAGTTTCGAGGTTCTCGGCCCACCTTAAACCAGGGAACAACTGCCAGCCCCCGAGGGGCGCGGGCTGGCCGGTGGCAGCGAGGACGAAAGCCTGACCAGGCTCTGTATGTGCCCCGGGTGCTGCGTTGCCAAGAAGACTCGgcgccacccaccaccccagaccTCGAGGCACATGAGCCAGCTAACGGGCGCCCGGTGGAGTCAGGGCAtgttggtgctggggaccccagtTCTGATCAGCAACACCCAGCGTTGGTGACTCAAGCTGTAGAGGACCAAAAGGACCAGGGCCAAAGTGCTGCGCGGGAAGCACCATTGGAGCCCGCGGGCACGGAGCAACCAGGGCCTGAGCACCTCTCGGAGACAGAGCAGCAGCTGGAAGCAGCCATGCAGCTGGGAGCGCGCCTGCAGCTGGACTCGGAAGAGGGCAACGGGAGTGATCCGGAGAAGAGCCCGGTggtagaggaggaagaagaggaagaggagggtccTGGCGTCTGCTCTGAGGATGATTACAGCGAGCTGCTGCCCGAG ATAACTGACAACCTGACTGAGAAGGAGATCCAGGTGGAGATGATCTACGTGGACACCTTTGCCGCCGCCGAGGAGCTGCCTGGAGAGAGGGATTTTGCCCACGTGGTGGAGATCTACGACTTTGAGTCAACACTCAAGACTGAGGACCTGCTGGCAGCGTTTTCAGAATTCCG AGAGAAGGGCTTCAGGATCCAGTGGGTGGATGACACGCACGCACTTGGCGTCTTTCCCTGCCTGGACTCAG CTGCTGAGGCCCTGACCAGAGACTTCTCCGTGCTCAAGATCCGGCCCCTCACTCAGGGAACCAAGCAGTCGCGCCTGAAGGCCCTGCAGAGGCCCA AGCTCCTGCGCCTGGCCAAGGAGAGGCCGCAGACCAACACGGTGGTGGCCCGGAGGCTGGTGGCGCGTGCGCTGGGCCTCCAGCA